A window of the Bdellovibrio sp. ZAP7 genome harbors these coding sequences:
- a CDS encoding tetratricopeptide repeat protein has product MLLQTRTGIFAALFLSLTACATSTSHDSDKAPYYEASFNDHNRAPASLTPQPISSKDGQATLDPLYLRTQADYYFAMGEAYALEGNPNKAIESFKLTLVYDQNSPAVNMRLAAEYLKLGMISESLSQAEEATKKDPKNIDAHLLLGGLYSSMKAYPKAMDQYQVVMKLSPTNTEAPLYIGALYSEQKQSDKAVKYFESLLKNPEYTTPYLVHYYIGRVRMEQPEAKYQKAAEASFKTALKLKPDFADGVLTLGAFYSKQKQEEKALSLYRAYQKEQSPSPKIADVLAQTYIEQGKYDLAYDQLEVLEANTDEPLNIKMKMALILIEQKRYDVAVEKLEQILKDAPDSDKIRFYLAAVYEETRQSEKAIREFKKIPTSSTYYGESTVHAAYLLKGVGRLDEAIELVSKGLKERADQPQVYAMYASLLDEKNDFKGAAKVLEQGLEKFPENAQLRFYFGTINDRMGNKDIVVSEMKKVLELDPNHVQGMNYLAFTWAEMNQNLEDAEKLARRATELEPQDGYVLDTLGWILYKQNKTVESIKFLEAAHKFQGTVSVIAEHLGDAYYKQSMVDKAKKMYRKAADLETDKRKVQEIRAKITAIEKQEMGSPRLPASVETPVAADHTAK; this is encoded by the coding sequence ATGCTTCTTCAAACTAGGACCGGAATTTTCGCAGCACTTTTTCTCTCGCTGACTGCATGCGCGACATCCACGTCACACGATTCAGACAAAGCGCCTTACTACGAGGCTTCTTTCAATGATCACAACCGTGCTCCTGCATCTCTGACTCCTCAACCGATTTCATCAAAAGATGGCCAAGCAACTCTTGATCCACTTTATTTGCGCACTCAAGCAGACTATTACTTCGCAATGGGCGAGGCGTATGCTTTGGAAGGTAACCCAAACAAAGCGATCGAGTCGTTTAAGCTGACTCTGGTTTACGATCAAAATTCTCCAGCGGTGAACATGCGTTTGGCGGCGGAGTATTTGAAGTTGGGCATGATCTCTGAATCTTTGTCCCAAGCTGAAGAAGCAACTAAGAAAGATCCAAAGAACATCGATGCTCACTTGTTGTTGGGTGGTTTGTACTCTTCGATGAAAGCTTATCCTAAAGCGATGGATCAATACCAGGTTGTGATGAAGCTTTCTCCGACGAACACAGAAGCTCCTCTTTACATTGGCGCGTTGTACTCTGAGCAAAAGCAATCTGACAAAGCCGTGAAGTATTTCGAATCATTGTTGAAAAATCCTGAATACACGACACCGTACCTGGTGCACTACTATATCGGTCGCGTGCGTATGGAGCAACCAGAGGCGAAATACCAAAAAGCAGCGGAAGCTTCTTTCAAAACTGCCTTGAAGTTGAAACCAGATTTTGCTGATGGTGTTTTGACTTTGGGTGCTTTCTATTCGAAACAAAAACAGGAAGAAAAAGCATTGTCTTTGTACCGTGCTTATCAAAAAGAACAATCTCCTTCTCCTAAAATCGCTGACGTTCTTGCGCAAACTTATATTGAACAAGGCAAGTACGACTTGGCTTATGATCAATTGGAAGTATTGGAAGCAAACACAGATGAGCCATTGAACATCAAAATGAAAATGGCGTTGATCCTGATTGAGCAAAAACGTTACGACGTAGCGGTAGAGAAACTGGAACAAATCCTTAAGGATGCTCCAGATTCAGATAAGATCCGTTTTTACCTGGCAGCGGTTTACGAAGAAACACGTCAGTCTGAAAAGGCGATCCGTGAATTTAAAAAGATCCCAACTTCCAGTACATACTATGGCGAGTCGACTGTTCATGCGGCGTACTTGCTAAAAGGTGTGGGTCGTTTGGATGAAGCGATTGAACTGGTATCCAAAGGTTTGAAAGAGCGCGCGGATCAACCACAAGTGTATGCAATGTATGCCTCCTTGTTGGATGAAAAGAACGATTTCAAAGGTGCTGCCAAAGTTTTAGAGCAAGGCCTTGAGAAATTCCCAGAGAACGCTCAACTGAGATTCTATTTCGGTACAATTAATGACCGTATGGGTAACAAAGACATTGTCGTATCTGAAATGAAAAAAGTTTTGGAATTGGATCCAAACCACGTGCAAGGCATGAACTATCTGGCTTTCACATGGGCAGAGATGAACCAAAATCTTGAAGACGCTGAAAAGCTGGCTCGTCGTGCGACAGAGCTGGAGCCGCAAGACGGTTATGTTTTGGATACATTGGGTTGGATTTTATACAAACAGAACAAAACGGTTGAATCGATCAAGTTCCTGGAGGCAGCTCACAAGTTTCAAGGTACTGTGAGCGTCATCGCGGAACACTTGGGTGATGCTTACTATAAGCAATCCATGGTTGATAAAGCTAAAAAGATGTATCGTAAGGCAGCGGACCTAGAAACTGATAAACGTAAAGTTCAGGAAATCCGCGCTAAGATCACTGCGATTGAAAAACAAGAAATGGGGTCTCCAAGATTGCCAGCTTCTGTTGAAACACCTGTTGCGGCAGATCACACGGCAAAATAA